A section of the Acanthochromis polyacanthus isolate Apoly-LR-REF ecotype Palm Island chromosome 13, KAUST_Apoly_ChrSc, whole genome shotgun sequence genome encodes:
- the stoml3a gene encoding stomatin (EPB72)-like 3a — translation MLTSVEQRHRGKYAKYCTCTANLSNVSNLSTDKNSGRLQCCGWVLVIVSFIFAILTCPLTIFLCVKIVKEYERAVIFRLGRIADRKPKGPGLFMILPCTDTFVKVDLRTVSFDIPPQEILTKDSVTVSVDGVVYFRIYCPISAVTKVSNAHSSTRLLAQTTLRNVLGTKNLAELLSDREGISVSMQESLDEATDPWGIKVERVEIKDVKLPQQMQRAMAAEAEASREARAKIIAAEGEMKASRALKEASVVMAEAPSALQLRYLQTLNSIAAEKNSTIIFPLPIDMLQSFMQRK, via the exons ATGCTCACAAGTGTGGAACAAAGACATCGTGGCAAATATGCAAAATACTGCACCTGCACTGCAAACCTGTCAAATGTTTCTAATCTCTCTACAGATAAAAACTCAGGGAGATTGCAATGTTGTGGTTGGGTGCTGGTTATTGTATCCTTCATCTTTGCAATACTAACCTGCCCGCTCACAATATTTCTGTGCGTTAAG ATCGTGAAGGAGTATGAGCGAGCTGTCATTTTCAGACTCGGCCGGATTGCAGACAGGAAACCTAAAGGGCCAG GCCTTTTTATGATTTTGCCCTGCACTGACACCTTTGTAAAAGTTGATCTGAGAACTGTATCCTTTGACATCCCTCCACAAGAG ATCCTAACCAAGGACTCAGTGACTGTGTCTGTGGATGGTGTGGTGTATTTCCGCATTTACTGCCCAatctcagctgtgaccaaagTGTCCAACGCACACTCATCTACACGACTTCTCGCTCAAACCACTCTGAGGAATGTGCTTGGTACCAAAAACCTTGCCGAACTTCTGTCTGACAGAGAGGGTATTTCAGTCAGCATGCAG GAATCCTTGGACGAAGCCACTGATCCGTGGGGCATCAAGGTGGAGCGTGTGGAGATCAAGGATGTGAAGCTGCCGCAGCAGATGCAGCGAGCCATGGCAGCTGAGGCCGAGGCCAGCCGGGAGGCCAGGGCCAAG ATcattgctgcagagggagagaTGAAGGCCTCCAGGGCTCTTAAAGAAGCTTCTGTTGTGATGGCTGAGGCACCTTCTGCTCTCCAGCTGCGATACCTGCAGACTCTCAACTCCATCGCAGCAGAGAAGAACTCCACCATCATCTTCCCTTTGCCTATAGACATGCTGCAGTCTTTTATGCAGAGAAAGTGA
- the LOC110947857 gene encoding microtubule-associated tumor suppressor candidate 2-like isoform X1 codes for MCACLCALLPCDAFECDMGRVGGGLRGGQAGRAGLKLPVFVPGGINDGRKPGNESESAIVKERELSLELARIRDEVAFSVAHWEQLQQEKEELERRFEAELQGLRAHQQRELGALEERLKAKHMDETKSLQAQQRAELEELRFKQQDQLEEMSENHEASLMEMETAHNDTLATLQEEHARTVKNLKMAHEQQRKSLEEEFEKIRLSLQDQVDTLTFQNRSLRDRAKRFEEALRKSTDEQIVDALAPYKHIEEDLKSLKEVLEMKNQQIHQQELKISELEKIQAEKNVYLEERVQVLQQQNEDLKERIDKNLAVSRQLSEENANLQVHVEKESNEKKRLSRTNEELLWRLQTGELSPRMSPSSSPIHRPLSGPGSPARPHSYHQ; via the exons atgtgtgcgtgtctgtgtgcgttGCTTCCCTGTGATGCGTTTGAATGTGATATGGGGCGTGTTGGAGGGGGTTTGAGGGGAGGGCAGGCAGGCAGAGCTGGGCTGAAGCTGCCAGTCTTTGTTCCAGGAGGGATAAACGATGGTCGCAAACCAGGAAACGAG AGTGAGAGTGCCATTGTGAAGGAGAGGGAGCTGTCCCTGGAGCTCGCCAGAATCAGGGATGAAGTGG CTTTCAGTGTCGCACACTGGGAGCAACTGcagcaggagaaggaggaacTGGAGCGTCGTTTCGAGGCTGAGCTGCAGGGATTGCGGGCCCATCAGCAGAGGGAGCTGGGAGCGCTGGAGGAGCGGCTGAAGGCGAAGCACATGGACGAGACCAAGAGCCTGCAGGCCCAACAACGAGCTGAGCTGGAGGAGCTGCGGTTCAAACAGCAAGATCAG CTTGAGGAGATGAGTGAGAACCATGAGGCATCCTTGATGGAGATGGAGACGGCTCACAATGACACACTCGCCACTTTGCAGGAGGAGCATGCCAGGACTGTGAAGA ATTTGAAGATGGCCCACGAACAGCAGAGGAAATCTCTAGAAGAAGAGTTTGAAAAGATCAGACTGTCACTGCAG GATCAGGTGGATACGCTGACGTTTCAGAACCGAAGCCTCAGAGATCGAGCGAAACGATTTGAAGAAGCTCTTCGCAAGAGCACAGATGAGCAGATAGTG GATGCTTTGGCTCCATATAAACACATCGAGGAGGACCTGAAGAGCCTGAAAGAAGTTCTGGAgatgaaaaatcaacaaatccaTCAGCAGGAGCTGAAGATTTCAGAACTAGAGAAAATA CAGGCTGAAAAGAATGTGTACCTGGAGGAGAGAGTACAggtgttacagcagcagaacGAAGACCTGAAGGAACGCATAGACAAGAATCTTGCTGTGTCCAG gcAACTCTCTGAGGAAAATGCCAACTTGCAAGTGCACGTTGAGAAGGAAAGCAACGAGAAGAAGCGTCTAAGTCGCACCAACGAGGAGCTGCTGTGGCGGCTGCAGACCGGCGAGCTGAGCCCTCGCATGTCCCCCAGTTCCTCCCCCATCCATCGGCCGCTCTCAGGCCCAGGCTCCCCCGCCCGCCCACACTCCTACCATCAATGA
- the LOC110947857 gene encoding microtubule-associated tumor suppressor candidate 2-like isoform X2 has protein sequence MCACLCALLPCDAFECDMGRVGGGLRGGQAGRAGLKLPVFVPGGINDGRKPGNESESAIVKERELSLELARIRDEVAFSVAHWEQLQQEKEELERRFEAELQGLRAHQQRELGALEERLKAKHMDETKSLQAQQRAELEELRFKQQDQLEEMSENHEASLMEMETAHNDTLATLQEEHARTVKNLKMAHEQQRKSLEEEFEKIRLSLQDQVDTLTFQNRSLRDRAKRFEEALRKSTDEQIVDALAPYKHIEEDLKSLKEVLEMKNQQIHQQELKISELEKIAEKNVYLEERVQVLQQQNEDLKERIDKNLAVSRQLSEENANLQVHVEKESNEKKRLSRTNEELLWRLQTGELSPRMSPSSSPIHRPLSGPGSPARPHSYHQ, from the exons atgtgtgcgtgtctgtgtgcgttGCTTCCCTGTGATGCGTTTGAATGTGATATGGGGCGTGTTGGAGGGGGTTTGAGGGGAGGGCAGGCAGGCAGAGCTGGGCTGAAGCTGCCAGTCTTTGTTCCAGGAGGGATAAACGATGGTCGCAAACCAGGAAACGAG AGTGAGAGTGCCATTGTGAAGGAGAGGGAGCTGTCCCTGGAGCTCGCCAGAATCAGGGATGAAGTGG CTTTCAGTGTCGCACACTGGGAGCAACTGcagcaggagaaggaggaacTGGAGCGTCGTTTCGAGGCTGAGCTGCAGGGATTGCGGGCCCATCAGCAGAGGGAGCTGGGAGCGCTGGAGGAGCGGCTGAAGGCGAAGCACATGGACGAGACCAAGAGCCTGCAGGCCCAACAACGAGCTGAGCTGGAGGAGCTGCGGTTCAAACAGCAAGATCAG CTTGAGGAGATGAGTGAGAACCATGAGGCATCCTTGATGGAGATGGAGACGGCTCACAATGACACACTCGCCACTTTGCAGGAGGAGCATGCCAGGACTGTGAAGA ATTTGAAGATGGCCCACGAACAGCAGAGGAAATCTCTAGAAGAAGAGTTTGAAAAGATCAGACTGTCACTGCAG GATCAGGTGGATACGCTGACGTTTCAGAACCGAAGCCTCAGAGATCGAGCGAAACGATTTGAAGAAGCTCTTCGCAAGAGCACAGATGAGCAGATAGTG GATGCTTTGGCTCCATATAAACACATCGAGGAGGACCTGAAGAGCCTGAAAGAAGTTCTGGAgatgaaaaatcaacaaatccaTCAGCAGGAGCTGAAGATTTCAGAACTAGAGAAAATA GCTGAAAAGAATGTGTACCTGGAGGAGAGAGTACAggtgttacagcagcagaacGAAGACCTGAAGGAACGCATAGACAAGAATCTTGCTGTGTCCAG gcAACTCTCTGAGGAAAATGCCAACTTGCAAGTGCACGTTGAGAAGGAAAGCAACGAGAAGAAGCGTCTAAGTCGCACCAACGAGGAGCTGCTGTGGCGGCTGCAGACCGGCGAGCTGAGCCCTCGCATGTCCCCCAGTTCCTCCCCCATCCATCGGCCGCTCTCAGGCCCAGGCTCCCCCGCCCGCCCACACTCCTACCATCAATGA
- the LOC110947857 gene encoding microtubule-associated tumor suppressor candidate 2-like isoform X4, whose product MALCCCRLHFLPLCCLEQTSESAIVKERELSLELARIRDEVAFSVAHWEQLQQEKEELERRFEAELQGLRAHQQRELGALEERLKAKHMDETKSLQAQQRAELEELRFKQQDQLEEMSENHEASLMEMETAHNDTLATLQEEHARTVKNLKMAHEQQRKSLEEEFEKIRLSLQDQVDTLTFQNRSLRDRAKRFEEALRKSTDEQIVDALAPYKHIEEDLKSLKEVLEMKNQQIHQQELKISELEKIAEKNVYLEERVQVLQQQNEDLKERIDKNLAVSRQLSEENANLQVHVEKESNEKKRLSRTNEELLWRLQTGELSPRMSPSSSPIHRPLSGPGSPARPHSYHQ is encoded by the exons ATGGCCCTCTGCTGCTGTAGGCTCCATTTCCTCCCTCTGTGCTGTCTGGAACAAACG AGTGAGAGTGCCATTGTGAAGGAGAGGGAGCTGTCCCTGGAGCTCGCCAGAATCAGGGATGAAGTGG CTTTCAGTGTCGCACACTGGGAGCAACTGcagcaggagaaggaggaacTGGAGCGTCGTTTCGAGGCTGAGCTGCAGGGATTGCGGGCCCATCAGCAGAGGGAGCTGGGAGCGCTGGAGGAGCGGCTGAAGGCGAAGCACATGGACGAGACCAAGAGCCTGCAGGCCCAACAACGAGCTGAGCTGGAGGAGCTGCGGTTCAAACAGCAAGATCAG CTTGAGGAGATGAGTGAGAACCATGAGGCATCCTTGATGGAGATGGAGACGGCTCACAATGACACACTCGCCACTTTGCAGGAGGAGCATGCCAGGACTGTGAAGA ATTTGAAGATGGCCCACGAACAGCAGAGGAAATCTCTAGAAGAAGAGTTTGAAAAGATCAGACTGTCACTGCAG GATCAGGTGGATACGCTGACGTTTCAGAACCGAAGCCTCAGAGATCGAGCGAAACGATTTGAAGAAGCTCTTCGCAAGAGCACAGATGAGCAGATAGTG GATGCTTTGGCTCCATATAAACACATCGAGGAGGACCTGAAGAGCCTGAAAGAAGTTCTGGAgatgaaaaatcaacaaatccaTCAGCAGGAGCTGAAGATTTCAGAACTAGAGAAAATA GCTGAAAAGAATGTGTACCTGGAGGAGAGAGTACAggtgttacagcagcagaacGAAGACCTGAAGGAACGCATAGACAAGAATCTTGCTGTGTCCAG gcAACTCTCTGAGGAAAATGCCAACTTGCAAGTGCACGTTGAGAAGGAAAGCAACGAGAAGAAGCGTCTAAGTCGCACCAACGAGGAGCTGCTGTGGCGGCTGCAGACCGGCGAGCTGAGCCCTCGCATGTCCCCCAGTTCCTCCCCCATCCATCGGCCGCTCTCAGGCCCAGGCTCCCCCGCCCGCCCACACTCCTACCATCAATGA
- the LOC110947857 gene encoding microtubule-associated tumor suppressor candidate 2-like isoform X3 has protein sequence MALCCCRLHFLPLCCLEQTSESAIVKERELSLELARIRDEVAFSVAHWEQLQQEKEELERRFEAELQGLRAHQQRELGALEERLKAKHMDETKSLQAQQRAELEELRFKQQDQLEEMSENHEASLMEMETAHNDTLATLQEEHARTVKNLKMAHEQQRKSLEEEFEKIRLSLQDQVDTLTFQNRSLRDRAKRFEEALRKSTDEQIVDALAPYKHIEEDLKSLKEVLEMKNQQIHQQELKISELEKIQAEKNVYLEERVQVLQQQNEDLKERIDKNLAVSRQLSEENANLQVHVEKESNEKKRLSRTNEELLWRLQTGELSPRMSPSSSPIHRPLSGPGSPARPHSYHQ, from the exons ATGGCCCTCTGCTGCTGTAGGCTCCATTTCCTCCCTCTGTGCTGTCTGGAACAAACG AGTGAGAGTGCCATTGTGAAGGAGAGGGAGCTGTCCCTGGAGCTCGCCAGAATCAGGGATGAAGTGG CTTTCAGTGTCGCACACTGGGAGCAACTGcagcaggagaaggaggaacTGGAGCGTCGTTTCGAGGCTGAGCTGCAGGGATTGCGGGCCCATCAGCAGAGGGAGCTGGGAGCGCTGGAGGAGCGGCTGAAGGCGAAGCACATGGACGAGACCAAGAGCCTGCAGGCCCAACAACGAGCTGAGCTGGAGGAGCTGCGGTTCAAACAGCAAGATCAG CTTGAGGAGATGAGTGAGAACCATGAGGCATCCTTGATGGAGATGGAGACGGCTCACAATGACACACTCGCCACTTTGCAGGAGGAGCATGCCAGGACTGTGAAGA ATTTGAAGATGGCCCACGAACAGCAGAGGAAATCTCTAGAAGAAGAGTTTGAAAAGATCAGACTGTCACTGCAG GATCAGGTGGATACGCTGACGTTTCAGAACCGAAGCCTCAGAGATCGAGCGAAACGATTTGAAGAAGCTCTTCGCAAGAGCACAGATGAGCAGATAGTG GATGCTTTGGCTCCATATAAACACATCGAGGAGGACCTGAAGAGCCTGAAAGAAGTTCTGGAgatgaaaaatcaacaaatccaTCAGCAGGAGCTGAAGATTTCAGAACTAGAGAAAATA CAGGCTGAAAAGAATGTGTACCTGGAGGAGAGAGTACAggtgttacagcagcagaacGAAGACCTGAAGGAACGCATAGACAAGAATCTTGCTGTGTCCAG gcAACTCTCTGAGGAAAATGCCAACTTGCAAGTGCACGTTGAGAAGGAAAGCAACGAGAAGAAGCGTCTAAGTCGCACCAACGAGGAGCTGCTGTGGCGGCTGCAGACCGGCGAGCTGAGCCCTCGCATGTCCCCCAGTTCCTCCCCCATCCATCGGCCGCTCTCAGGCCCAGGCTCCCCCGCCCGCCCACACTCCTACCATCAATGA
- the LOC127536674 gene encoding mucin-4-like isoform X2, whose protein sequence is MCERGEPLGEGELRNNNRQGGVLTDSDANANAIQTEDGGRTGETGSLSGLMTETAEQDKVIIWGTDSQCDDPELAEFEMLECQELEAYLVEDGEDFVGLAERKELQEQPSSCRKSTIEQATDNKSRQEGKSVPHGASEQESSHVSESREASRTELSSETDVFVSCLSTISSLATAMDTTGRTQMTDSWHMASGPHSTISEDMTLASQTCATISESKKASARADHPSSFSRKSTIHQKDVNLNLNSTLLPEEVASQAQVNSGVLCKDVGDEHRKNNNRAGNAISVDKYDDTEHKVSPSATKTHEESNTKMDKSTQADETPGLNYGPPKTGTKGTQSSVEPKVIKKQGSFDNTLKKQNSFDRSYKKQPSFENTLKKQLSFDNSLKKQGSFENTNTSSSSSLERRKPWGSPSRPAAPSSPKTTSCSPKRRPPGSPAKVQGIRALSLERSDSPLRDANQTVKPPGKTSLSSGIPKPVIPQQKEAEPRRSSPPQKPKNVRPKIITYIRKSAPAKPEAPHEASTHPPRLSSYSNPPAHKDPKGGPQPKSTPVLCSSNLLFDKYRQEMQKAGYYPPGITATGMKPPSSSVPQRLGGKSDSFHEEMSEKYLQEHVPQDGGSVYRSPRTLRPQLGLGAVTRQPAAKTRVQPMGQRSTPATCQSAQTARAGQDLTEQKRPGPETTRRVSCSNQASLVSVLRASPPFQLPVWLPSAFVRSSSVSSVSSNQSNDSSHSDPADLLSIPAVAVKTLLFRKPQHRPAKPPIIRAGLSLPTPPASSAAVCRHSPAPHWPQEKICTRTQSLRRHQNPPLKDLQWFHQNHSPPFVVDQQQFTVPFGQTGRRSWTEL, encoded by the exons ATGTGTGAGCGAGGAGAGCCCCTCGGTGAGGGGGAGTTAAGGAATAACAACCGGCAGGGTGGCGTGTTGACTGATAGCGATGCCAATGCCAATGCAATTCAGACAGAGGATGGTGGGAGAACTGGGGAAACTGGCTCTCTGTCAGGATTGATGACTGAAACAGCAGAGCAGGATAAAGTGATCATCTGGGGCACCGACTCTCAGTGTGACGATCCCGAGCTGGCGGAGTTTGAGATGCTGGAATGTCAGGAGCTGGAGGCTTATCTGGTTGAGGACGGGGAAGACTTTGTTGGGCTTGCAGAGCGGAAGGAGCTTCAAGAACAGCCGTCGTCGTGCAGAAAATCGACAATAGAGCAGGCAACAGATAATAAGAGCAGGCAAGAGGGGAAGTCAGTTCCACATGGTGCCAGTGAACAGGAATCCTCACACGTCTCTGAGAGCAGAGAGGCGTCCAGGACGGAGTTAAGCTCTGAAACAGATGTCTTTGTGTCCTGTCTGTCCACTATTTCAAGCTTAGCCACCGCTATGGACACTACTGGCAGAACCCAGATGACAGACTCCTGGCACATGGCCTCTGGTCCTCATTCAACTATCTCAGAAGACATGACTCTGGCTTCCCAGACTTGTGCCACCATCTCTGAGAGCAAAAAGGCCTCTGCAAGAGCTGATCATCCATCCTCATTCTCTAGAAAAAGCACAATACACCAAAAGGATGTGAACCTAAATTTGAATTCAACACTTCTCCCGGAGGAGGTTGCTTCACAGGCACAAGTGAACAGTGGAGTTTTATGCAAGGATGTTGGTGATGAGCACAGGAAGAACAATAACAGAGCAGGGAATGCCATATCGGTGGATAAATATGATGATACTGAGCACAAGGTTTCACCctctgcaacaaaaacacatgaagaaagCAACACTAAAATGGATAAAAGCACACAGGCTGATGAAACCCCTGGTTTGAACTATGGGCCACCCAAAACAGGTACAAAGGGGACTCAGTCATCGGTTGAACCTAAAGTCATAAAGAAGCAAGGCTCATTTGATAACACATTGAAGAAACAAAACTCTTTTGACAGGAGTTATAAAAAGCAGCCTTCGTTTGAGAATACTTTAAAGAAGCAGCTCTCTTTTGATAACAGCTTAAAAAAGCAGGGCTCCTTTGAGAACACCAACACCTCCAGCTCTTCAAGTCTGGAGAGGAGGAAGCCATGGGGAAGCCCCAGTCGACCAGCAGCTCCCTCGTCCCCTAAAACTACCTCCTGTTCCCCCAAGAGACGTCCTCCTGGTTCTCCAGCCAAGGTCCAGGGCATCAGGGCATTGAGCTTGGAGCGCAGTGACTCCCCTCTTAGAGATGCAAATCAAACTGTCAAGCCACCGGGGAAGACAAGTTTGAGCAGCGGCATCCCCAAACCTGTCATACCCCAACAGAAGGAGGCAGAACCCAGGAGATCTTCTCCCCCACAGAAGCCCAAAAATGTCCGACCAAAAATCATTACTTACATTCGGAAGAGTGCTCCAGCAAAACCCGAAGCTCCACATGAAGCCTCTACACACCCACCAAGACTATCCTCTTATTCCAACCCACCAGCCCACAAAGATCCAAAGGGTGGTCCACAACCGAAATCCACCCCGGTGCTCTGTTCCTCCAACCTGCTGTTTGATAAATATCGACAGGAGATGCAGAAAGCAGGTTACTATCCTCCAGGCATCACTGCGACTGGGATGAAACCTCCAAGCAGCAGCGTCCCTCAGAGGCTGGGTGGGAAGTCGGACAGCTTTCATGAAGAGATGTCAGAGAAATATCTGCAGGAG CATGTTCCCCAGGATGGAGGAAGTGTCTACCGCTCACCCAGAACACTGAGGCCTCAGCTGGGGTTAGGGGCCGTCACCAGGCAGCCTGCAGCCAAGACAAGAGTTCAGCCGATGGGTCAGAGGTCAACACCAGCAACATGCCAATCTGCTCAGACAGCCAGAGCAGGTCAGGATCTCACAG AGCAAAAGAGGCCAGGCCCAGAAACGACCCGAAGAGTCTCCTGCTCAAATCAGGCCAGTCTGGTCTCCGTCCTCCGGGCTTCTCCGCCCTTCCAGCTGCCCGTCTGGCTGCCTTCGGCTTTTGTCCGGAGCTCCAGCGTGTCGTCTGTGTCCAGCAACCAGTCTAATGACAGCAGCCACAGCGATCCAGCCGACCTTCTCAGC ATCCCAGCAGTGGCAGTGAAGACGCTCCTCTTCAGAAAGCCACAGCACCGCCCAGCAAAGCCCCCCATCATCAGAGCCGGCCTCAGCCTCCCAACGCCCCCAGCCTCCAGCGCCGCAGTCTGCCGCCACAGCCCTGCTCCCCACTGG cCTCAAGAAAAGATTTGCACAAGGACACAGAGCCTACGCCGTCACCAAAATCCTCCCCTAAAAGATTTGCAGTGGTTTCACCAAAACCACAGTCCCCCG ttTGTGGTCGACCAGCAGCAGTTCACGGTGCCGTTCGGACAGACAGGACGCAGGAGTTGGACCGAGCTCTGA
- the LOC127536674 gene encoding mucin-4-like isoform X1, with amino-acid sequence MCERGEPLGEGELRNNNRQGGVLTDSDANANAIQTEDGGRTGETGSLSGLMTETAEQDKVIIWGTDSQCDDPELAEFEMLECQELEAYLVEDGEDFVGLAERKELQEQPSSCRKSTIEQATDNKSRQEGKSVPHGASEQESSHVSESREASRTELSSETDVFVSCLSTISSLATAMDTTGRTQMTDSWHMASGPHSTISEDMTLASQTCATISESKKASARADHPSSFSRKSTIHQKDVNLNLNSTLLPEEVASQAQVNSGVLCKDVGDEHRKNNNRAGNAISVDKYDDTEHKVSPSATKTHEESNTKMDKSTQADETPGLNYGPPKTGTKGTQSSVEPKVIKKQGSFDNTLKKQNSFDRSYKKQPSFENTLKKQLSFDNSLKKQGSFENTNTSSSSSLERRKPWGSPSRPAAPSSPKTTSCSPKRRPPGSPAKVQGIRALSLERSDSPLRDANQTVKPPGKTSLSSGIPKPVIPQQKEAEPRRSSPPQKPKNVRPKIITYIRKSAPAKPEAPHEASTHPPRLSSYSNPPAHKDPKGGPQPKSTPVLCSSNLLFDKYRQEMQKAGYYPPGITATGMKPPSSSVPQRLGGKSDSFHEEMSEKYLQEHVPQDGGSVYRSPRTLRPQLGLGAVTRQPAAKTRVQPMGQRSTPATCQSAQTARAGQDLTAEQKRPGPETTRRVSCSNQASLVSVLRASPPFQLPVWLPSAFVRSSSVSSVSSNQSNDSSHSDPADLLSIPAVAVKTLLFRKPQHRPAKPPIIRAGLSLPTPPASSAAVCRHSPAPHWPQEKICTRTQSLRRHQNPPLKDLQWFHQNHSPPFVVDQQQFTVPFGQTGRRSWTEL; translated from the exons ATGTGTGAGCGAGGAGAGCCCCTCGGTGAGGGGGAGTTAAGGAATAACAACCGGCAGGGTGGCGTGTTGACTGATAGCGATGCCAATGCCAATGCAATTCAGACAGAGGATGGTGGGAGAACTGGGGAAACTGGCTCTCTGTCAGGATTGATGACTGAAACAGCAGAGCAGGATAAAGTGATCATCTGGGGCACCGACTCTCAGTGTGACGATCCCGAGCTGGCGGAGTTTGAGATGCTGGAATGTCAGGAGCTGGAGGCTTATCTGGTTGAGGACGGGGAAGACTTTGTTGGGCTTGCAGAGCGGAAGGAGCTTCAAGAACAGCCGTCGTCGTGCAGAAAATCGACAATAGAGCAGGCAACAGATAATAAGAGCAGGCAAGAGGGGAAGTCAGTTCCACATGGTGCCAGTGAACAGGAATCCTCACACGTCTCTGAGAGCAGAGAGGCGTCCAGGACGGAGTTAAGCTCTGAAACAGATGTCTTTGTGTCCTGTCTGTCCACTATTTCAAGCTTAGCCACCGCTATGGACACTACTGGCAGAACCCAGATGACAGACTCCTGGCACATGGCCTCTGGTCCTCATTCAACTATCTCAGAAGACATGACTCTGGCTTCCCAGACTTGTGCCACCATCTCTGAGAGCAAAAAGGCCTCTGCAAGAGCTGATCATCCATCCTCATTCTCTAGAAAAAGCACAATACACCAAAAGGATGTGAACCTAAATTTGAATTCAACACTTCTCCCGGAGGAGGTTGCTTCACAGGCACAAGTGAACAGTGGAGTTTTATGCAAGGATGTTGGTGATGAGCACAGGAAGAACAATAACAGAGCAGGGAATGCCATATCGGTGGATAAATATGATGATACTGAGCACAAGGTTTCACCctctgcaacaaaaacacatgaagaaagCAACACTAAAATGGATAAAAGCACACAGGCTGATGAAACCCCTGGTTTGAACTATGGGCCACCCAAAACAGGTACAAAGGGGACTCAGTCATCGGTTGAACCTAAAGTCATAAAGAAGCAAGGCTCATTTGATAACACATTGAAGAAACAAAACTCTTTTGACAGGAGTTATAAAAAGCAGCCTTCGTTTGAGAATACTTTAAAGAAGCAGCTCTCTTTTGATAACAGCTTAAAAAAGCAGGGCTCCTTTGAGAACACCAACACCTCCAGCTCTTCAAGTCTGGAGAGGAGGAAGCCATGGGGAAGCCCCAGTCGACCAGCAGCTCCCTCGTCCCCTAAAACTACCTCCTGTTCCCCCAAGAGACGTCCTCCTGGTTCTCCAGCCAAGGTCCAGGGCATCAGGGCATTGAGCTTGGAGCGCAGTGACTCCCCTCTTAGAGATGCAAATCAAACTGTCAAGCCACCGGGGAAGACAAGTTTGAGCAGCGGCATCCCCAAACCTGTCATACCCCAACAGAAGGAGGCAGAACCCAGGAGATCTTCTCCCCCACAGAAGCCCAAAAATGTCCGACCAAAAATCATTACTTACATTCGGAAGAGTGCTCCAGCAAAACCCGAAGCTCCACATGAAGCCTCTACACACCCACCAAGACTATCCTCTTATTCCAACCCACCAGCCCACAAAGATCCAAAGGGTGGTCCACAACCGAAATCCACCCCGGTGCTCTGTTCCTCCAACCTGCTGTTTGATAAATATCGACAGGAGATGCAGAAAGCAGGTTACTATCCTCCAGGCATCACTGCGACTGGGATGAAACCTCCAAGCAGCAGCGTCCCTCAGAGGCTGGGTGGGAAGTCGGACAGCTTTCATGAAGAGATGTCAGAGAAATATCTGCAGGAG CATGTTCCCCAGGATGGAGGAAGTGTCTACCGCTCACCCAGAACACTGAGGCCTCAGCTGGGGTTAGGGGCCGTCACCAGGCAGCCTGCAGCCAAGACAAGAGTTCAGCCGATGGGTCAGAGGTCAACACCAGCAACATGCCAATCTGCTCAGACAGCCAGAGCAGGTCAGGATCTCACAG CAGAGCAAAAGAGGCCAGGCCCAGAAACGACCCGAAGAGTCTCCTGCTCAAATCAGGCCAGTCTGGTCTCCGTCCTCCGGGCTTCTCCGCCCTTCCAGCTGCCCGTCTGGCTGCCTTCGGCTTTTGTCCGGAGCTCCAGCGTGTCGTCTGTGTCCAGCAACCAGTCTAATGACAGCAGCCACAGCGATCCAGCCGACCTTCTCAGC ATCCCAGCAGTGGCAGTGAAGACGCTCCTCTTCAGAAAGCCACAGCACCGCCCAGCAAAGCCCCCCATCATCAGAGCCGGCCTCAGCCTCCCAACGCCCCCAGCCTCCAGCGCCGCAGTCTGCCGCCACAGCCCTGCTCCCCACTGG cCTCAAGAAAAGATTTGCACAAGGACACAGAGCCTACGCCGTCACCAAAATCCTCCCCTAAAAGATTTGCAGTGGTTTCACCAAAACCACAGTCCCCCG ttTGTGGTCGACCAGCAGCAGTTCACGGTGCCGTTCGGACAGACAGGACGCAGGAGTTGGACCGAGCTCTGA